The window ACCGTATCATCCGGGAAAACTGTCCTGTTTGTGGGCACCAAAAAGCAAGCCCAGCAGGCCATCCAGAAAGAAGCTGAACGCTGCGGCATGTTTTTTGTGAACAACCGCTGGCTCGGCGGTATGCTTACCAACTTTACTACTATTAAGAAGTCCCTGCTTCGTCTTAAGAAACTTGAAAAGATGGAAGTTGACGGAACCTTCGAAAATCTTACAAAAAAAGAAATCGCCTCCCTGGGTAAGGAACGGTCTAAACTCGAAAAGAACCTCGGGGGCATCAAGGAAATGAAGGACCCCCCGGGGATCCTCTTTATCATCGACACCCGGAAGGAAGCTATCGCCGTAGCGGAAGCCCAGCGCATGGGTATCCCCATTGTGGCGGTGGTGGATACCAACTGCAATCCCGAAGGCATCGACTACCCCATCCCGGGAAACGACGATGCTATCCGGGCTATCACCCTCTTTACCCAGATTGTGGCCAACGCGGTGGTGGAGGCGGACAATGAAGCGGGGCTCAAGATCATCGAAACCCTGGGCGACGAAGATGTCGAAGATGTCCTGACCGACGCCTCTATCAGGGAAGAGGACCGGGAAGTGGATATCGAAGCCTATACCGGGGAAGCGCCGGTGGTGGCGCCGGCCGCGGCGGAACCGGAAGCGGTGGAAGAAGATAAGCTTCCCGTGGATGTGGATAAGGTCTTTGGGGAAGAATGAGAAAAAACCTTTGGTTTTTCTCTTGGATGCTTGAATATAGTTATATACGGGGGAGTTTACGATATGGAAATTAGTGCATCGGATGTTAAAAGGCTCCGGGAAAAAACCGGAGCGGGAA is drawn from Treponema primitia ZAS-1 and contains these coding sequences:
- the rpsB gene encoding 30S ribosomal protein S2 encodes the protein MAVVTMKNLLESGVHFGHQVKRWDPRMKKYIFAERNGIHIIDLQKTIQAIKDAYDAVRKTVSSGKTVLFVGTKKQAQQAIQKEAERCGMFFVNNRWLGGMLTNFTTIKKSLLRLKKLEKMEVDGTFENLTKKEIASLGKERSKLEKNLGGIKEMKDPPGILFIIDTRKEAIAVAEAQRMGIPIVAVVDTNCNPEGIDYPIPGNDDAIRAITLFTQIVANAVVEADNEAGLKIIETLGDEDVEDVLTDASIREEDREVDIEAYTGEAPVVAPAAAEPEAVEEDKLPVDVDKVFGEE